A genomic region of Oncorhynchus mykiss isolate Arlee chromosome 2, USDA_OmykA_1.1, whole genome shotgun sequence contains the following coding sequences:
- the bmt2 gene encoding S-adenosylmethionine sensor upstream of mTORC1 isoform X1, with protein MDPVNNAETGETETELEPCYVLIPKETRCKKKEQEKLSGVVKNVHRKLRRKYREVGDFEKIWREHCEDEQTLSEYALAMRNLADNHWAKTCEGEGRIEWCRSVCQEYFQDGGMKRMLEKDEKSARLAMAMSATALSDQPYSSSIPRSILQLGKMRLLDVGSCFNPFLKFDEFLTVGIDIVPAVESVYKCDFLNLQLQQPLQLAGDTVEAFLRQLRSPIDSLPAQLFHVVVFSLLLSYFPSPYQRWICCKKAHELLELHGLLLIITPDSSHQNRHTLMMRSWRVAVESLGFRRCKYIKFSHMHLIAFRKVSLATTSDLVSRNYPEMLYIPQDFQSPEEEDYTDVPVQVRSDFEDDQLAWGFMELPDTPYDSDSGESQSSSVPFLHELEDPILLQS; from the exons ATGGACCCGGTGAACAAtgctgagacaggagagacagaaacCGAACTGGAGCCGTGCTACGTTCTCATTCCGAAAGAAACGCGGTGCAAGAAGAAGGAGCAGGAAAAATTGTCCGGAGTTGTCAAGAACGTCCATAGAAAACTGCGAAGAAAATACAGAGAAG TGGGGGATTTTGAGAAAATCTGGCGAGAGCACTGTGAAGATGAACAGACTCTGAGTGAATACGCCCTGGCCATGAGGAACCTGGCTGACAACCACTGGGCCAAGACCTGCGAGGGAGAGGGACGCATCGAGTGGTGTCGCAG TGTTTGCCAGGAGTATTTTCAGGATGGTGGGATGAAAAGAATGTTGGAGAAGGATGAGAAGAGTGCCAGGCTTGCCATGGCCATGTCGGCCACAGCTCTGAGTGACCAGCCCTATAGCTCCTCTATCCCCAG GTCCATCCTCCAGCTTGGTAAAATGCGGCTGCTGGACGTTGGCAGCTGTTTTAACCCCTTCCTGAAGTTTGACGAGTTCCTCACAGTCGGTATTGACATAGTGCCTGCGGTCGAG AGTGTATACAAGTGTGACTTCCTCAACCTCCAGCTCCAGCAGCCTCTGCAACTGGCTGGCGACACAGTGGAAGCCTTCCTGAGACAGCTGCGTAGCCCCATTGACTCCCTGCCCGCCCAGCTCTTCCACGTAGTGGTcttctccctgctcctctcctacTTCCCCTCGCCTTACCAGCGCTGGATCTGCTGCAAGAAGGCCCACGAGCTACTGGAACTGCACGGCCTGCTGCTCATCATCACCCCAGACTCCTCCCACCAGAACCGCCACACCCTCATGATGCGCAGCTGGCGCGTGGCGGTGGAGTCGCTTGGCTTCAGGCGCTGCAAGTACATCAAGTTCTCCCACATGCACCTCATCGCCTTCCGCAAGGTGTCCCTGGCCACCACCAGCGACCTGGTCAGCCGTAACTACCCCGAGATGCTCTACATTCCTCAGGACTTCCAATCCCCTGAGGAGGAGGACTACACCGACGTGCCAGTTCAGGTGCGCTCCGACTTCGAGGACGACCAGCTGGCGTGGGGCTTCATGGAGCTGCCCGACACGCCATATGACTCGGATAGCGGAGAGAGCCAGAGCAGCTCTGTGCCCTTCCTACACGAGCTGGAGGACCCCATTCTACTGCAGAGCTGA
- the bmt2 gene encoding S-adenosylmethionine sensor upstream of mTORC1 isoform X2, whose product MGDFEKIWREHCEDEQTLSEYALAMRNLADNHWAKTCEGEGRIEWCRSVCQEYFQDGGMKRMLEKDEKSARLAMAMSATALSDQPYSSSIPRSILQLGKMRLLDVGSCFNPFLKFDEFLTVGIDIVPAVESVYKCDFLNLQLQQPLQLAGDTVEAFLRQLRSPIDSLPAQLFHVVVFSLLLSYFPSPYQRWICCKKAHELLELHGLLLIITPDSSHQNRHTLMMRSWRVAVESLGFRRCKYIKFSHMHLIAFRKVSLATTSDLVSRNYPEMLYIPQDFQSPEEEDYTDVPVQVRSDFEDDQLAWGFMELPDTPYDSDSGESQSSSVPFLHELEDPILLQS is encoded by the exons A TGGGGGATTTTGAGAAAATCTGGCGAGAGCACTGTGAAGATGAACAGACTCTGAGTGAATACGCCCTGGCCATGAGGAACCTGGCTGACAACCACTGGGCCAAGACCTGCGAGGGAGAGGGACGCATCGAGTGGTGTCGCAG TGTTTGCCAGGAGTATTTTCAGGATGGTGGGATGAAAAGAATGTTGGAGAAGGATGAGAAGAGTGCCAGGCTTGCCATGGCCATGTCGGCCACAGCTCTGAGTGACCAGCCCTATAGCTCCTCTATCCCCAG GTCCATCCTCCAGCTTGGTAAAATGCGGCTGCTGGACGTTGGCAGCTGTTTTAACCCCTTCCTGAAGTTTGACGAGTTCCTCACAGTCGGTATTGACATAGTGCCTGCGGTCGAG AGTGTATACAAGTGTGACTTCCTCAACCTCCAGCTCCAGCAGCCTCTGCAACTGGCTGGCGACACAGTGGAAGCCTTCCTGAGACAGCTGCGTAGCCCCATTGACTCCCTGCCCGCCCAGCTCTTCCACGTAGTGGTcttctccctgctcctctcctacTTCCCCTCGCCTTACCAGCGCTGGATCTGCTGCAAGAAGGCCCACGAGCTACTGGAACTGCACGGCCTGCTGCTCATCATCACCCCAGACTCCTCCCACCAGAACCGCCACACCCTCATGATGCGCAGCTGGCGCGTGGCGGTGGAGTCGCTTGGCTTCAGGCGCTGCAAGTACATCAAGTTCTCCCACATGCACCTCATCGCCTTCCGCAAGGTGTCCCTGGCCACCACCAGCGACCTGGTCAGCCGTAACTACCCCGAGATGCTCTACATTCCTCAGGACTTCCAATCCCCTGAGGAGGAGGACTACACCGACGTGCCAGTTCAGGTGCGCTCCGACTTCGAGGACGACCAGCTGGCGTGGGGCTTCATGGAGCTGCCCGACACGCCATATGACTCGGATAGCGGAGAGAGCCAGAGCAGCTCTGTGCCCTTCCTACACGAGCTGGAGGACCCCATTCTACTGCAGAGCTGA